Genomic window (Cucumis sativus cultivar 9930 chromosome 2, Cucumber_9930_V3, whole genome shotgun sequence):
ACGCGGATCGTCACCGCTGAGAAGTATAGTATTCGGTCGAGGATTGGGTTTACTTAAAATTACGGCTAAACCAACAACAAACAGTGACGTGAAGGTATAGTGAAAAACTTCCTCCTAAGTATTTTGGTCTTTATCATATTGAGGAGATAATTGTGACAGTGGCTTATAGGCTTACCTTTTCATCCTCTGCTTCTATTCACCCTGTTTTTTACGTCTCAGAACTCAAACAAGCATTAAGCAATATCACTCCCATCGAACCCACAACTCCACATTTCATTGAGGAGTTAAATGGGAAGTTATCCCCAAGGATGTCACTGCCTACCACTTCAATGATTGTACGAGAATGAGAGCTTAGGATCTAGTGGAAAGGCCTACCGGAATATGAAACCACCTGGAAAAGCTTGGAGTTGATCAAGGTGCAATTTCCTACTTTCTCCCTTGAGGTCAAGGAAGCTTTCATTCCCAGGAGTATTAGATCATCCATCATACATACTTTGTGAGATGGAGTAGTTTGGGAAATTCACCTAGTTAGAACGGTGGCATGTACTGTTATAGACATACATACTACTTTTGTGTGGAGGAGCctactatattttgtattatgttaAGCAATCTAAGAATTAATCTCTCGAGGATTGTTACAGAATGATGATTTATCAAATCATAAACTTGCAATAAGATTGGAACAATACAAAGAAGATCAATCCTTAAAAACTTGGGTTTATGCTTTCTTCGAATGAGGGCTTCCTTGTTTCTTCTGTAAtgtacaattttttgtttgtttttgttttttgtttttttgttttttgtattttgtttttaaatgtgatttatcTGTTACTATGACCTCACATGTTTAATccattatatttaattattgttgatCTTGCATCTAGAACCATCTGTCCAAATTGTGGAGGAAACTGAATCTTTCAATTTGGAAGACAAATCATATATTCCTGAAGATACATTATCAGACCGAAGTGATAAAGGAAAGCAAGTCATGGTTAATGCAATGCCCAATATTGAGGATAGAGTTCGTGGGAAATTAAAACCTGGAAATGGATTGTCAATCGATGTTGcttctaaaaggaaaaaacggCTTGAACATCTTGGCACTATGAGGAAGGGAAAGCGCAATTTTGTGGTATCATACCAATCCATTAAGCTTCTAATTCTCGAcgttaatattattatttcaaatgcTCCTTTTGAAAGCTGTCTCCTTGATTCTTCAAGTTTTTATCTGATGTATCGACTACAGAGTGATCAGAAAACTACTAATTTTCATTGTTATTTGCAGATACCTGATACAAAAGTTCCTGTGGATGTTCATTTACGTGAAGATTTGACAACAGTAAGTGAATTCTTTAGCTGAAATTCTCACAGATTCTTACTATATTAAATGATAAGATAAATGGAGAAAGGGTGAAATGAAGGAAATGCTTACTATACTAAATGATAAGATAAATGGAGAAAGGATCCAATGAAGGAAATgctttgtttgaattttgtaaaatttgaacataCAACAAAGTTCTGTTTCTTTAAATTAGCATAAACAAAGTTTcgaatggaaaaaaaaaaagatgcatAATGAATCTTTGAAGTCAACAGGATATCGTTTTTAATGTGAAGAAAGACGACTCCACAAggttccaaaattttgatttcgtCTCCACATATCCAATTCATTCCTTATAAAATTCTTTGTTCCTTTGCTATCAAACCTTCTAATTGAGAAGCCTATCCTAGGTGTTCCTTTTTTATGGGGAAGCGACGGACGTGGttgcttttgtttctttatttggaAGTCATTCTTTTAGAAGAGGGAGAAGTGATGGTAGATTTTGGAGCcctaatattttgaaagggTTCTGACTTCTTGTGTAAGTTGttctttcaatatttgattGATCCTTAGGAGTGTTGGTCTTTTTGGTCCTTTGGAGGATTAAGATTTCTAGGAAGGTGAGGTTTATATGTCAGGTGCTTCACAGACGTGCTAACACATTGGATAGACTTGTGAAGAAGATGCCTTCGCTTGTTGTTGCATTCTTTGTCAGAAGGCAGAGAAAGACTTTAACCATATTCTTTGGCAACTCGTATCGGGATTCTTTCAAATGTTTGGTTTGATGATCGCTTGGCATAGAGATGTCGATGCTATGATCAAAGAGTTTCTCCTCAATCCGCCATTTGAGAGGAAAGACAATTTTTGTTGGTGTGAAGGGGTGGGCGTGATCTTGTGGGTTTTGTGGGGTAAACAGAATAAGAGAGTGCTTAGGGGGATGGATTGGGACCCTACGGCTATTTGCCTATTTAGTCCCTCATCcgttttcatgtttctctttggGCTTCAATATCCAATAGGCATTTTGTTACATAGTTGGAGCCCCTTCTTATAGAGGGAGGTCTCTTTTTATGGGCTTGACTTTTAGTATGCCTGtgtaaattttcattttcttttctcaatgaaagttgccgttttcataaaaaaaaaaaagtgattggGACAAGGAAATCACTCTGATAGGTTAGTGAGAATGAGATGTGTTGGCTGAGAAATCTTGGACAAAAGAGACAGGATGCCACTATTTGAATGGCGCTTTGTCTTTCACTAATTTCTTAGTTCTGGTTGCACTCTCTTTTTTTGGCTTTAGGCATTACTTCTGTGGTTCTACTTTTTGTAGTTACTTTTACGGCATATCACCTTTTTCTTATTGTCTtttgtatctttcttttttgcagATCACATTGGGACGTATCAAACCattgaaaaatggtaaatgATTTTCTTGTGACAACTTTGGCATTGTCAAATACTGGAAATAGTTCATCATATTAGTTCTTTGAATAACGattagaaatgaagaaattgatatGTCCACTTAATTCCATTTCCTGCAGAAAATCAAGCCACTTTACCCATTAAGCTTGGGCGTCGAAGTAGATGTAAGATGGAGCTTTGGAAATTATTGACCCGTCAAAAGACAAAGTTCTGTGATGACAAATTGGGAAAAGAGCTCATGAAGTATTCCTCCTCTGTGCAGGCCAAAGCTTTCTTCCTCAAGGTAAGAGCTTCagtttcttatttatttggaGGCAATATCTCTGCTTAGCTTAGCGAACTGTAGCACAATGTTAAAGTTTCTGCCTTTGCTTTGACAATTCAGGATAAACTTTCTAATTGCATGTCATCCACAATGGTGCGTAGATGGTGCATCTTTGAATGGTTTTATAGTGCAATTGATTATCCTTGGTTTGCAAGAAGTGAATTTGTCGAGTACTTGCATCATGTTGGCCTGGGAAGCATCACAAAGCTAACTCGTGTTGAATGGGGTATCATAAGAAGGTATTTTTCTGtaatcttttataattatcatcTGAGAATGCTGTGAACTGAAAGTTTGAGATGTGTCTGTTCATGAAGTTCCCTTGGTAGACCTCGACGGTTTTCTGATAATTTTCTTCatgaagaaagaatgaaactCCAACGTTATCGGGAATCTGTAAGACAATATTATGGCAAACTTCGTGCTGGCATTTGTAAAGGGCTTCCTACAGATTTAGCAAGACCTTTATCTGTTGGGCAGCGTATAATAGCTTTGCATCCATATCCATACAGACTAGAAGTTCACAATGGAAGTGTGTTAAGGCTTCAACATGACAACTACAGGATTCAATTTGACAATCAGGAGATCGGAGTCAAACCAGTGATGGTAGGTTTCCTATTCTTCTTGTAGATCAACTCAGATACGATACTGATAATCTTgaactttgaatttgtttaattagtaAAAGTTGTTTTAAGATAAAGAGCACATGCTCGGTAGATGAGCAGTAGGGAGCTATTTATTCTGTTATGTTGGAAAGGGACTGGAGATTCCTGAACATTGTAATATTGAGCCACATTAGCATGGTTGATTAAGATACTGCCTAGAATTTGTTTGGTGGTCAATAATTTTGGAAGTGTAGGCACTTGCACTTGCTCACAAGTACACCCTACTTTTGACTCATGGTGAACCGCAGTGTTGTTGAGGTGCACCAAGGCGAGAGGCGAGGCATTGGGTGGCCACCTTGCAAATACCCATGGCGAGCACCTTCAATGAGGCACTCACCTTTTGTGCCGCTCAGTTACCTTGAACAGACACAGGCACTtgcctttcttctttcttatatCATTCTTcaagttttctgtttttcttcaattcttcaactGGAGAATGAAGTTATGAAGGTTTAAAcaagaagaattaaataaaaaaccaaagaaatgaaaaagaatagcaGAGTTAGTTGAAGAAAGTGGACGAagtcttctttttgtttagcCACCCATTAGTTGCTTATCAAAAATGATGGAAGGGAAGAAGAGGGGATGGAAatcaaaatggaagaagagatGTTatgttctctttttatttttaaatttcctaGAAGAGAATTGAAGGATTGGCTGCCAGAATTAAAGTAATGTTGGTTCCATGCGAACGGAACTGCCTTGCAAAATTTCTATCCGATTACTCAAAGAACCATTTTTTACCCCTTTTAGAAAGCATTtctgtttctatttattttgtgaaatatttttttcaatactattttagttaatttttcttaacaattttgtttatactttaatattttaaaattctaatttttttaatctataattgtcaaaaataacatttattcGTTATTTTATTAACTGCTCCTTGCTTCAGGCGGGCGACGCTTTCTTGTCACCTCTTGCCTTAAGGCGATTAAGGAGCTTGTCACCTTAAAGTGAGCCTTGTGCTTTAAAAACATCGGTGAACTGTGAACCAAAATTGACACTTCTGCATTTTGGATTAAGTTACTCTTTCTTGTATTTTACCTTGTATATGGAGgggttttttactttttagcCTTCTatctgttttatttttcatacgTCGGTTTTCTTTCGTTACACACACTTTTTGTGTTAGATCAATAGAATAAACGTGAGAAGTTTTTATGCTAAAATTATCTAATTTGTCTGGAAGTTGTCTTTCAGCTAgtcattatttatttgctgatataaaaaaagttcCCCTTCAGGATTTTGAATGCATGCCTTTCAATCCAATGGATAACTTTCCAGAAACTTTTAGACGTCAGATCTGTTCCATCAACAGAGCACCTCTTGAATACAAAGAGCTACAACGAAATAACCATCCAAATGTAAGTAGAGAATTGGAGAAAAGATCCAGCCCACTCACCACTGATACATCGGTAACACACTATAGGTCTAtgtatttcttaaataaaaattacattttttctattttgatggATAGATTAGCATATTTCTTGTGCGTTTTAATTTGGATCATTGGCTTGACAACTGACAAGGCCATATCAATACATTTAATAGGTGGCTTAGATCCTTAGCATGTTTTATTCTCAACAATTGGAACCCTTTTTGTAACTTTATATCTTTGTAGTTAGTTTTGTAtgaattgtttcctttttctttttagatttctcttttttgtagtctttcattttcttaaatagaacTTTGGTTTCTGGAATAGTAATGTCACACCATCCCTAGAGTCACGcaagaatattttttagttataacTGAAAATTATGTCTATAATCACAACATTGCTTGCATCATAAAATTTCTAGTATAGGACTCCATGCCTAAAATTTAACAacctattatttttcttattatctAGACCCTCCTTCGTCCTTCCTCGGTCCTCCCATGCTGTCTTCCCATGCTacctataaataaaatggGGGTTTTATCATAGTTTTATCTTTTGTACAAACAAAAGGAAGTTGTTTGATTAATAAACCTATGATATAGAACATCTCccttcttgatgtttcttgagttttatcctagaggaggggtttgaattaccatttttatagtttaggattagttatttgaattgccaattttgtatcttgagttagttataaataaactaactcaactccaagttaaactaactcaaccccaagttagtttaacaactcttgtaatctccagcctataaaaaggcttctcattttcattaatagaTCATCAAAAAAgaggcattatacataaagatttctagctttgcaattactgCATCAACTTATCAGTGTGAAACTATTTGTTCCTCTGATGCCCCCATGTCAGCTCACCACGTCTGCCCAGCATTCAAATAatgcctttttgtttttaaagcTTAAGCAGTTTAGACTCTCACAATCCATGTTGCATAACTATCTAAGCATGCTTTTATGCGTGCACGAGAAGCAGTCTGTTGGTGTTGTTCTTCTAGGTTTCTGGCTATTGCAGGAAACTAAACCCAGTTAAGCCTTGTTGCATTTTAATAGTAGAAGAGACAGGCACCTCTTATCAACCAATGAAACTTAAATGGAATGTCATTTTACGTTGAGGCCTAAGTCTAAAAGcatgatgtttttaaaataatttttttagtttattttattttgtgcaAAAATAATATCTAATAGCCTACATTTGgtttaaagttttattcaGGAGAATTGATTGAAGTTCTCCTACATTAATTGgtaattagaaaagaatatgCTATAGGAAAGTGAATAAGGGAGATTTTAGCACTAGAGTTGTCGGGATGGGGATCGAACTCGATTCTCTAGAATGGAATGTCACTGCCAATAACCTGTGAGCTAATAAGCTTACTTTGGCAAGTGAATAATGGAGATAATTGCATGAATATAGGAATAGGCCTTCCTGGCCCACAAATTCACCAGGAATGACCAAACAGTTATCTAAGAAATTTCTTGAAATAAGACTTTGAAACAAGCTATGCTCGAAAGATTGAGCTCAAAAACTGAAGTTGGATAATATGCATGTTTAGGTTGCAAATCTGTCCAATTAACTAGAGAACCAAACTAATCAAGAACACCTATAGATAAAGAATTTTGACGTGGTCCaggaaataattatttatacttaCTCTGTACCTTTACAATTTATTAGGTATCTCCATGCACCTTCCGTGAATGTACATTTATGCGTTATTTGCTTCGACTTCAAGCAAACATCTTAATTGATTATGTGCATCTGTAGGTTCCTTCCACCACGTTTAACCTGAAGCAGCATAATACTTTCTCCGGGAACTCATTGGCTCCGGCCAATGCCAGAGCACTTGGTAGCATCCCTTGTTCTTTAAATGTTTCTCAAGGATCAGGACGTGGAGCAGTTGATATTGTCCAAGGTTCAAGGGAAAAGGCACAAATGATGGTAAATGTTGCTATTGAGGTAACCCCCTCTCCTCCCGCACAACATCATGGATATGCAGTGTAATTGGATAAGAATCACATCCATGTTGTATAAAAGAACGCTTATATTGTTCAATTActatcacattttctttttgtgcaTGAAATATCTCAGGTTTAGTGTTGGATGCTTTGCTTTTCTAATCTCGTCATTTTCCTTGCAACTTCAATTGacaagttgatatttaaaaaatcgaTTGGAAATTGCCTTGAATTCTAGGCTTTTGGTCCTGTACTCTTTTCTTAGTGGTGTAGTAATAGGATTGCCAGTGCTCAAGTAGTTGGGAAAGTGAGATTACATGATACCATTTATTTTCAGGTTTTGTTGAGCAAGAACGATGGTGATGATCCCCTTACAATTATTTATGGCGCGTTGCATTCTTCTGATAATCAGAATTCGTCATTTAAGGTTCAAAAACCTTCAAGCATGTCGCAAAATATGAAAGATTGCCTGGGAGCCCACGTTAAGGAGTTGTTCCCGTCAAAACACCTTTCCACAGCTGATCTATCTAGTTTGAGATCAAGACATTTCAATAGAGATTATAGAGGAATTCCTTCAAATCTAATCACTTCGTGTGTTGCTACTTTGCTCATGATACAGGTAATTGTTGGTTTCTACACAACTGATcgttctttttcttattatgaCAATACTGATATGGGATATTCTTACTTTCCTGCCATTACAAGCATCTAGACAAATTATTTCAGATTTATTTCGTGTCTAACCAGATATTGCTTTGTATcaagaatttgtttgtttcaatGGTTTAGAGTTAGTTTGATAGATAACATATAAGCTTGTTTAAGTTCCAGTGGTAAATACATGTTCTGAAAGGAAATTGCAAATTGTCCTTGCTAGGTATCTTGATAGTCTTCTATTACTTTTTAATCATAATTCCCAAAAAACATCACTAGGAGCATTTGCTGAGAGGAATTTTGCCTTCCTTTTAATAGTTAAACAGGGCACACAGGGAAACATTTAGGTAATCTTGAACTGAGCTGGGAAAAGCCAATTTCAAAACCACAGAAAAAGCTTTTGCCAGACATAGAGACAACACTATAAGGAAATACGTGGCagatattttcattttaaggGGGGAAAAACACTTTTAGCCCATAAAGATTTACTTAGGTTGAATTTTGGACACTGAGTTTTCAAACTCAATATTCGGGataagtttgattttgaaaatccatttgttagaaattagaaagggTGCATCTCAATTTACACAAAGCTTAGACATTCTAGTTGGGATGTTCTTTTTGTCAACCGGAAAGGAGAAAAACATCTAACAAAAATCGAACGATTACATTCTTGAGCTTTTTAACTTCATACCTTATGTCCTGCATTATCCTAGGACCCACCTACTTTTGtatacaaaatagaaaaatacttACGTCCCGTTAACTTGTCCAATCACAATTTGtcacattgattttttaaatttatatatatatacgcaCCAATAGATTTAGCATAGGTCTAAGAGGGGCTCAAGTCCTCCTAAACTTTATGCTctttatattacatatatattaaaaattgaaataatactAATTCCAAAAGTTAGCCAAGTGGTAAAATTGTCTTCAAATTTCCTCTAAACGGGTTCAAGCTCCACTCCttgcattttgtttttcagatTATTTTTACTAATCTATAAAGTCTTCCACCAATAAAATTTCTGGATCCACTACTACATATACATGTATGATTACTTTAATTCAT
Coding sequences:
- the LOC101222176 gene encoding protein ALWAYS EARLY 2 isoform X2, whose protein sequence is MAPPKNLKSLKKRPLRSNDPSAEENYRSSQTSKKRTKKLSDKLGPQWSKEEIESFYEAYRKYGQDWKKVASSMHQRSTEMVETLYNMNKAYLSLPEGTASVVGLIALMTDYYNVMGGNDSERENYDASGFQELPKTNQVQVQLSISNEGHFSTRSVAASGGCLSSLRSLYGNRLRVVGKRTPRVPISYLEERDKGENHASGNKCSQKSEFDVISDEVAHGAASALAEASQRIDSSATFIPSKIKENMKFSYEVSGGHKGRPNETYDYDLSSPVATECVGTEKTHHKMKKRYRKEKVLDNQNSVLEGKVDSKSSNAVCVLSSSLVQRKKRRKLPHGDENTTLDALQILADVSSMIPFTTMKSEPSVQIVEETESFNLEDKSYIPEDTLSDRSDKGKQVMVNAMPNIEDRVRGKLKPGNGLSIDVASKRKKRLEHLGTMRKGKRNFVIPDTKVPVDVHLREDLTTITLGRIKPLKNENQATLPIKLGRRSRCKMELWKLLTRQKTKFCDDKLGKELMKYSSSVQAKAFFLKDKLSNCMSSTMVRRWCIFEWFYSAIDYPWFARSEFVEYLHHVGLGSITKLTRVEWGIIRSSLGRPRRFSDNFLHEERMKLQRYRESVRQYYGKLRAGICKGLPTDLARPLSVGQRIIALHPYPYRLEVHNGSVLRLQHDNYRIQFDNQEIGVKPVMDFECMPFNPMDNFPETFRRQICSINRAPLEYKELQRNNHPNVSRELEKRSSPLTTDTSVPSTTFNLKQHNTFSGNSLAPANARALGSIPCSLNVSQGSGRGAVDIVQGSREKAQMMVNVAIEVLLSKNDGDDPLTIIYGALHSSDNQNSSFKVQKPSSMSQNMKDCLGAHVKELFPSKHLSTADLSSLRSRHFNRDYRGIPSNLITSCVATLLMIQACIERPYPASDVSQILGLAVKSLHPRCSQNLHFYKEIETCVRRIQTQLLSIVPT
- the LOC101222176 gene encoding protein ALWAYS EARLY 2 isoform X1, whose translation is MAPPKNLKSLKKRPLRSNDPSAEENYRSSQTSKKRTKKLSDKLGPQWSKEEIESFYEAYRKYGQDWKKVASSMHQRSTEMVETLYNMNKAYLSLPEGTASVVGLIALMTDYYNVMGGNDSERENYDASGFQELPKTNQVQVQLSISNEGHFSTRSVAASGGCLSSLRSLYGNRLRVVGKRTPRVPISYLEERDKGENHASGNKCSQKSEFDVISDEVAHGAASALAEASQRIDSSATFIPSKIKENMKFSYEVSGGHKGRPNETYDYDLSSPVATECVGTEKTHHKMKKRYRKEKVLDNQNSLSVLEGKVDSKSSNAVCVLSSSLVQRKKRRKLPHGDENTTLDALQILADVSSMIPFTTMKSEPSVQIVEETESFNLEDKSYIPEDTLSDRSDKGKQVMVNAMPNIEDRVRGKLKPGNGLSIDVASKRKKRLEHLGTMRKGKRNFVIPDTKVPVDVHLREDLTTITLGRIKPLKNENQATLPIKLGRRSRCKMELWKLLTRQKTKFCDDKLGKELMKYSSSVQAKAFFLKDKLSNCMSSTMVRRWCIFEWFYSAIDYPWFARSEFVEYLHHVGLGSITKLTRVEWGIIRSSLGRPRRFSDNFLHEERMKLQRYRESVRQYYGKLRAGICKGLPTDLARPLSVGQRIIALHPYPYRLEVHNGSVLRLQHDNYRIQFDNQEIGVKPVMDFECMPFNPMDNFPETFRRQICSINRAPLEYKELQRNNHPNVSRELEKRSSPLTTDTSVPSTTFNLKQHNTFSGNSLAPANARALGSIPCSLNVSQGSGRGAVDIVQGSREKAQMMVNVAIEVLLSKNDGDDPLTIIYGALHSSDNQNSSFKVQKPSSMSQNMKDCLGAHVKELFPSKHLSTADLSSLRSRHFNRDYRGIPSNLITSCVATLLMIQACIERPYPASDVSQILGLAVKSLHPRCSQNLHFYKEIETCVRRIQTQLLSIVPT
- the LOC101222176 gene encoding protein ALWAYS EARLY 2 isoform X4, coding for MAPPKNLKSLKKRPLRSNDPSAEENYRSSQTSKKRTKKLSDKLGPQWSKEEIESFYEAYRKYGQDWKKVASSMHQRSTEMVETLYNMNKAYLSLPEGTASVVGLIALMTDYYNVMGGNDSERENYDASGFQELPKTNQVQVQLSISNEGHFSTRSVAASGGCLSSLRSLYGNRLRVVGKRTPRVPISYLEERDKGENHASGNKCSQKSEFDVISDEVAHGAASALAEASQRIDSSATFIPSKIKENMKFSYEVSGGHKGRPNETYDYDLSSPVATECVGTEKTHHKMKKRYRKEKVLDNQNSLSVLEGKVDSKSSNAVCVLSSSLVQRKKRRKLPHGDENTTLDALQILADVSSMIPFTTMKSEPSVQIVEETESFNLEDKSYIPEDTLSDRSDKGKQVMVNAMPNIEDRVRGKLKPGNGLSIDVASKRKKRLEHLGTMRKGKRNFVIPDTKVPVDVHLREDLTTITLGRIKPLKNENQATLPIKLGRRSRCKMELWKLLTRQKTKFCDDKLGKELMKYSSSVQAKAFFLKDKLSNCMSSTMVRRWCIFEWFYSAIDYPWFARSEFVEYLHHVGLGSITKLTRVEWGIIRSSLGRPRRFSDNFLHEERMKLQRYRESVRQYYGKLRAGICKGLPTDLARPLSVGQRIIALHPYPYRLEVHNGSVLRLQHDNYRIQFDNQEIGVKPVMVPSTTFNLKQHNTFSGNSLAPANARALGSIPCSLNVSQGSGRGAVDIVQGSREKAQMMVNVAIEVLLSKNDGDDPLTIIYGALHSSDNQNSSFKVQKPSSMSQNMKDCLGAHVKELFPSKHLSTADLSSLRSRHFNRDYRGIPSNLITSCVATLLMIQACIERPYPASDVSQILGLAVKSLHPRCSQNLHFYKEIETCVRRIQTQLLSIVPT
- the LOC101222176 gene encoding protein ALWAYS EARLY 3 isoform X3 — its product is MAPPKNLKSLKKRPLRSNDPSAEENYRSSQTSKKRTKKLSDKLGPQWSKEEIESFYEAYRKYGQDWKKVASSMHQRSTEMVETLYNMNKAYLSLPEGTASVVGLIALMTDYYNVMGGNDSERENYDASGFQELPKTNQVQVQLSISNEGHFSTRSVAASGGCLSSLRSLYGNRLRVVGKRTPRVPISYLEERDKGENHASGNKCSQKSEFDVISDEVAHGAASALAEASQRIDSSATFIPSKIKENMKFSYEVSGGHKGRPNETYDYDLSSPVATECVGTEKTHHKMKKRYRKEKVLDNQNSLSVLEGKVDSKSSNAVCVLSSSLVQRKKRRKLPHGDENTTLDALQILADVSSMIPFTTMKSEPSVQIVEETESFNLEDKSYIPEDTLSDRSDKGKQVMVNAMPNIEDRVRGKLKPGNGLSIDVASKRKKRLEHLGTMRKGKRNFVIPDTKVPVDVHLREDLTTITLGRIKPLKNENQATLPIKLGRRSRCKMELWKLLTRQKTKFCDDKLGKELMKYSSSVQAKAFFLKDKLSNCMSSTMVRRWCIFEWFYSAIDYPWFARSEFVEYLHHVGLGSITKLTRVEWGIIRSSLGRPRRFSDNFLHEERMKLQRYRESVRQYYGKLRAGICKGLPTDLARPLSVGQRIIALHPYPYRLEVHNGSVLRLQHDNYRIQFDNQEIGVKPVMDFECMPFNPMDNFPETFRRQICSINRAPLEYKELQRNNHPNVPSTTFNLKQHNTFSGNSLAPANARALGSIPCSLNVSQGSGRGAVDIVQGSREKAQMMVNVAIEVLLSKNDGDDPLTIIYGALHSSDNQNSSFKVQKPSSMSQNMKDCLGAHVKELFPSKHLSTADLSSLRSRHFNRDYRGIPSNLITSCVATLLMIQACIERPYPASDVSQILGLAVKSLHPRCSQNLHFYKEIETCVRRIQTQLLSIVPT